A genome region from Dickeya chrysanthemi NCPPB 402 includes the following:
- the anmK gene encoding anhydro-N-acetylmuramic acid kinase, producing MRSGRYIGVMSGTSLDGIDVVLAAIDEHTVAQQASYCHPLPPAIRQTILSMNQGQAVTLSELGKLDTRLGALFAEAVQALLRQTGLSASEITAIGCHGQTVWHEPDGDAPCTMQIGDCNRIAAVTGITTVGDFRRRDMALGGQGAPLVPVFHHALLQHPVERRIVLNIGGIANISVLVPGRAVKGYDTGPGNMLLDAWVWRNRALPYDKDAAWALTGQVDNALLSHLLSDPYFGLPAPKSTGREYFNLAWLERQLAVFPRLRPEDVQATLVALTAETIAGQVLLTGGCERVLVCGGGARNPLLMSQLSARLPGIEVCTTDNFGIRGDDMEALAFAWLAFRTLSGLPGNLPSVTGASHETVLGAIYPAMPV from the coding sequence ATGAGGTCTGGAAGATATATTGGCGTGATGTCCGGCACCAGTCTGGATGGTATCGATGTGGTGCTGGCCGCCATTGATGAGCACACCGTGGCGCAGCAAGCCAGTTATTGTCATCCGCTGCCGCCGGCGATTCGCCAGACGATACTGAGCATGAATCAAGGGCAGGCAGTGACGCTTTCCGAATTGGGGAAGCTTGATACCCGGCTCGGCGCGTTGTTTGCCGAGGCGGTACAAGCGCTGTTGCGTCAAACCGGTTTAAGCGCCAGCGAGATCACCGCGATTGGCTGCCATGGACAGACCGTCTGGCATGAGCCGGATGGCGATGCGCCTTGTACGATGCAGATTGGCGATTGTAATCGTATCGCCGCCGTCACCGGCATCACAACCGTCGGCGATTTCCGTCGCCGCGACATGGCGTTGGGGGGGCAAGGGGCGCCATTGGTGCCGGTATTTCATCATGCATTGTTGCAGCATCCGGTAGAGCGGCGAATCGTACTGAATATCGGCGGCATCGCCAATATTTCGGTGTTGGTGCCGGGGCGAGCGGTAAAAGGTTATGACACCGGGCCCGGCAATATGCTGCTAGATGCCTGGGTGTGGCGTAATCGGGCTCTGCCCTATGATAAAGATGCGGCCTGGGCACTGACTGGTCAGGTAGATAACGCGTTATTGAGTCATCTCTTGTCCGACCCTTATTTCGGGTTGCCGGCTCCGAAAAGTACCGGGCGCGAATATTTCAATCTGGCGTGGCTGGAAAGGCAATTGGCGGTGTTTCCGCGTTTACGACCGGAAGATGTTCAGGCCACGCTGGTGGCGTTGACGGCGGAAACCATCGCCGGACAAGTCTTACTGACCGGCGGGTGTGAACGTGTGCTGGTATGCGGCGGTGGGGCGCGTAACCCATTGCTGATGAGCCAACTATCGGCGCGTTTGCCGGGTATTGAAGTTTGCACGACCGATAATTTCGGTATCCGCGGCGATGATATGGAGGCGCTGGCATTCGCCTGGCTGGCGTTTCGCACCTTGTCCGGGCTGCCGGGTAATTTACCGTCGGTGACCGGCGCCAGCCATGAAACCGTATTGGGGGCGATTTATCCGGCGATGCCGGTGTAA
- a CDS encoding MliC family protein — protein sequence MKSLLITGVLLLLSGCAQLMPAAKPQTLHYRCGTMPLTVTLNPGPQGDSVTFLLDGESHTLPQVPAASGTRYSDDRYAFWSKGNQAFIVRGDRIIVNDCVLE from the coding sequence ATGAAATCACTGCTGATCACCGGTGTATTACTACTGCTAAGCGGCTGCGCCCAACTGATGCCGGCGGCGAAACCGCAAACCTTGCACTACCGGTGCGGCACCATGCCGCTTACCGTTACGCTTAATCCCGGCCCGCAGGGTGACAGTGTGACGTTCCTGCTGGATGGCGAATCTCACACGTTGCCCCAGGTGCCCGCCGCGTCCGGCACGCGTTACAGCGATGATCGCTATGCTTTCTGGAGCAAGGGAAATCAGGCGTTTATCGTACGAGGCGATAGAATCATCGTTAATGACTGTGTACTGGAGTGA